The proteins below come from a single Isoptericola dokdonensis DS-3 genomic window:
- a CDS encoding Lrp/AsnC family transcriptional regulator, with protein sequence MHSIDAVDLALLRALADDPRATTVALAQRLRISRNTVAARLARLEDAGAFLPFDRRIDPAVLGHPLLAFVEVTVRQRDLARIVEHLAAIPEVVQAYGHSGVADLRVHVVCRDTDHLFRIDAAILAVDGVERTETSLAMGELVPYRLQPLLEKIRRGL encoded by the coding sequence GTGCACAGCATCGACGCCGTGGACCTGGCCCTCCTGCGGGCGCTCGCCGACGACCCCCGCGCCACCACCGTCGCGCTCGCCCAGCGGCTGCGCATCTCCCGCAACACCGTGGCCGCGCGCCTGGCCCGCCTGGAGGACGCCGGCGCGTTCCTCCCGTTCGACCGCCGCATCGACCCCGCCGTGCTCGGCCACCCGCTGCTCGCGTTCGTCGAGGTCACCGTGCGTCAGCGCGACCTCGCGCGGATCGTCGAGCACCTGGCCGCGATCCCCGAGGTCGTGCAGGCCTACGGGCACAGCGGCGTCGCGGACCTCCGCGTGCACGTCGTCTGCCGGGACACCGACCACCTGTTCCGCATCGACGCCGCGATCCTCGCCGTCGACGGCGTGGAGCGCACCGAGACGTCGCTCGCGATGGGCGAGCTCGTCCCCTACCGGCTGCAGCCGCTGCTGGAGAAGATCCGCCGCGGGCTCTGA
- a CDS encoding nucleoside/nucleotide kinase family protein, whose product MRSGTTPPAGPRPGATRPAVLTLDTRTLIERARALAVPGRRTILGITGPPGAGKSTLADAVVAALGPSLAVAVGMDGFHLSAAVLAAHGSAGRKGAIDTFDDTGYAALVARLADARPGDHPVYAPAFRREIEEPVAAGVEVPADVPLVVTEGNYLLADVGAWPAARDRMTEVWYVDVPDDVRRGRLVDRHHAFGKDRDDAHRWAHGSDEVNAAVVRETRDRATLVVRIA is encoded by the coding sequence ATGCGCAGCGGGACGACGCCTCCGGCCGGGCCCCGCCCGGGAGCCACCCGTCCTGCCGTTCTCACCCTGGACACCCGCACCCTGATCGAGCGGGCCCGGGCGCTCGCGGTGCCGGGGCGGCGGACGATCCTCGGGATCACGGGACCGCCGGGGGCGGGCAAGTCGACGCTGGCGGACGCGGTCGTCGCCGCGCTGGGCCCGAGCCTCGCCGTCGCCGTCGGGATGGACGGCTTCCACCTGTCGGCCGCGGTGCTCGCGGCGCACGGCAGCGCCGGCCGCAAGGGCGCGATCGACACGTTCGACGACACGGGGTACGCGGCGCTGGTCGCCCGCCTCGCGGACGCCCGCCCCGGCGACCACCCGGTCTACGCGCCGGCGTTCCGCCGCGAGATCGAGGAGCCGGTCGCCGCGGGGGTCGAGGTACCCGCCGACGTGCCGCTCGTCGTCACCGAGGGGAACTACCTGCTCGCCGACGTCGGGGCCTGGCCCGCCGCGCGGGACCGCATGACGGAGGTCTGGTACGTCGACGTGCCCGACGACGTCCGACGGGGCCGCCTCGTCGACCGGCACCACGCGTTCGGCAAGGACCGCGACGACGCGCACCGCTGGGCGCACGGGTCGGACGAGGTCAACGCCGCCGTCGTCCGCGAGACCCGGGACCGCGCGACGCTCGTCGTCCGGATCGCCTGA
- a CDS encoding ANTAR domain-containing protein has protein sequence MVLSRYLDECAARAAGVLGTDVEASVTLREHGLTLRAGSSGIAAARCDRAEAMVDDGPCIDAMGDDAVVEVPTVVPDDRWREWSEQARREGFVRALAVPSQVNEDVSLALNLYSRSAGPWDERLVHAAGAYSALIASAVNLQLAFSDLDDAAGTLAHGTSEDEMVQRAIGAVMQTNGCSQDEAAELLRSASRRGGVPESEVARTVLRSLATASTGDIVDVLAAER, from the coding sequence ATGGTCCTCTCCCGATATCTCGACGAGTGCGCGGCCCGTGCCGCGGGTGTCCTGGGCACGGACGTCGAGGCGAGCGTGACGTTGCGGGAGCACGGCCTGACCCTGCGCGCGGGCAGCAGCGGCATCGCTGCCGCACGGTGCGACCGGGCCGAGGCGATGGTCGACGACGGCCCCTGCATCGACGCGATGGGTGACGACGCGGTCGTGGAGGTCCCGACCGTCGTCCCCGACGACCGCTGGCGGGAGTGGAGCGAGCAGGCACGCCGTGAAGGGTTCGTCCGGGCCCTGGCGGTGCCGTCCCAGGTCAACGAGGACGTCTCGCTCGCGCTCAACCTCTACTCCCGCAGCGCAGGCCCCTGGGACGAGCGGCTGGTGCACGCCGCCGGCGCCTACTCGGCGCTCATCGCCTCGGCGGTGAACCTCCAGCTCGCGTTCTCCGACCTGGACGACGCCGCCGGGACCCTCGCTCACGGCACCTCGGAGGACGAGATGGTCCAGCGGGCGATCGGCGCCGTCATGCAGACCAACGGGTGTTCCCAGGACGAGGCCGCCGAGCTGCTCCGGTCCGCCTCGCGACGGGGAGGCGTCCCGGAGTCCGAGGTCGCCCGCACCGTGCTGAGATCCCTGGCCACCGCGAGCACGGGCGACATCGTGGACGTCCTGGCGGCCGAGCGATGA
- a CDS encoding GAF and ANTAR domain-containing protein translates to MSRLARSLAAGDAAVPMPRRLCQACVDILDGQGGTLTVSAVPGERVVVSTEQVFADLESLQEVLGEGPVQQALDLDQVVVSRVQDSPNPFPVFAEQASRAFDDSLTVYAVPMRVGTRTIGVLSLYVTGTDRTTRSIDDLQFLADAVGISLIGDMDALDWSQEARIHQATGMVAAQLRISPADALAVLRAHAFARETDLRAVADDVLARRMAFSHDDGPGGPDRTGQGGDA, encoded by the coding sequence ATGAGTCGGCTCGCGCGCTCGCTGGCCGCGGGTGACGCGGCCGTCCCCATGCCCCGCAGGCTGTGCCAGGCGTGCGTCGACATCCTCGACGGCCAGGGTGGCACCCTCACGGTCTCCGCCGTGCCCGGGGAGCGGGTCGTGGTGAGCACCGAACAGGTCTTCGCCGACCTCGAGTCGTTGCAGGAGGTGCTCGGTGAGGGGCCGGTGCAGCAGGCCCTGGACCTGGACCAGGTGGTGGTCTCGCGGGTGCAGGACTCGCCGAACCCCTTCCCCGTCTTCGCCGAGCAGGCGTCCCGCGCCTTCGACGACTCGTTGACGGTCTACGCCGTCCCGATGCGCGTCGGCACCCGGACCATCGGGGTGCTGAGCCTCTACGTGACGGGCACCGACAGGACGACCCGCAGCATCGACGACCTCCAGTTCCTCGCCGACGCCGTGGGGATCTCCCTCATCGGCGACATGGACGCCCTGGACTGGTCCCAGGAGGCCCGGATCCACCAGGCCACCGGTATGGTGGCGGCACAGCTGCGCATCTCGCCCGCCGACGCGCTCGCCGTGCTGAGGGCCCACGCGTTCGCGCGGGAGACGGACCTGCGGGCGGTGGCCGACGACGTGCTGGCGCGGCGGATGGCCTTCTCGCACGACGACGGACCGGGCGGTCCCGACAGGACCGGGCAGGGAGGCGACGCATGA
- a CDS encoding GAF and ANTAR domain-containing protein produces MRVENAAASLANAAAALVHDHDVPDLLLRLTRDATRCSGGDAGGLLVRSIRSGGLEVLAATDHRATHLEIYQAQRTEGPCVDVLHDEVSIHVTGKPGLVSRWPAVGRAIVDAGFAGVHAYPLRWRGEVVGGLNVFARSETHPGPDEVRTAQAFADLMTLVVTQTEESRADDLARRLDLALSGRVVVEQAKGALAQRLGIDMAGAYDHLLDRAEREGTSLTATAHQVLREAQEG; encoded by the coding sequence ATGAGGGTGGAGAACGCGGCCGCGTCGCTCGCGAACGCAGCGGCCGCACTGGTGCACGACCACGACGTCCCCGACCTGCTGCTGCGGCTGACCCGGGACGCGACCCGCTGCTCCGGGGGCGATGCCGGAGGTCTGCTCGTCCGGTCGATCCGCTCGGGCGGTCTCGAGGTCCTGGCCGCGACCGACCACCGCGCCACCCACCTGGAGATCTACCAGGCACAGCGCACCGAGGGGCCGTGCGTCGACGTCCTGCACGACGAGGTGTCGATCCACGTCACCGGGAAGCCGGGACTCGTGTCCCGCTGGCCCGCGGTCGGGCGGGCGATCGTGGACGCCGGGTTCGCCGGCGTGCACGCCTACCCCTTGCGCTGGCGCGGCGAGGTCGTCGGCGGTCTCAACGTCTTCGCGCGCAGCGAGACGCACCCGGGGCCCGACGAGGTCCGCACGGCGCAGGCCTTCGCCGACCTGATGACGCTCGTCGTCACGCAGACCGAGGAGTCGCGCGCCGACGACCTCGCCCGGCGTCTGGACCTCGCGCTGTCCGGGCGGGTCGTGGTCGAGCAGGCCAAGGGCGCCCTGGCACAGCGGCTGGGGATCGACATGGCCGGCGCCTACGACCACCTGCTCGACCGGGCCGAGCGCGAGGGCACCTCGCTGACGGCCACCGCGCACCAGGTCCTGCGAGAGGCCCAGGAGGGCTGA
- a CDS encoding PfkB family carbohydrate kinase: protein MKTCWFVGLTTLDVVHRAAGRPGTNQKVTASRQDVAAGGPAANAAVTAAALGVRAVLVTALGDSPVARAARADLAAHGVEVHDVVAPGADFPLAVSAVLVDDASGERSVVSADAALADAPAPSGLDALPVPDVVLLDGHHPAVARAVVAHLAATAPRPQVVLDAGRWRPLFADLLPHADVAALSADFAVPPDAVRPDVPPGAPAGERTRRAVHALGARAVVITHGADPVEWSLDPDGRPDEDQSGTVAVPRVRSRDTLGAGDAFHGALTATLARGAGLVAACEEAVRVAGVRVASVGPRAWLADVRDR from the coding sequence ATGAAGACCTGCTGGTTCGTCGGGCTGACGACGCTCGACGTCGTGCATCGGGCCGCCGGGCGACCGGGGACGAACCAGAAGGTCACCGCCTCCCGGCAGGACGTCGCGGCGGGTGGCCCGGCCGCCAACGCCGCCGTCACGGCCGCGGCGCTCGGCGTGCGGGCGGTCCTGGTCACCGCCCTCGGTGACAGCCCGGTCGCGCGGGCGGCGCGTGCCGACCTCGCGGCGCACGGCGTCGAGGTGCACGACGTCGTGGCGCCCGGCGCGGACTTCCCGCTCGCGGTGTCCGCGGTGCTCGTCGACGACGCGAGCGGGGAACGGTCCGTGGTCTCCGCCGACGCCGCCCTGGCCGACGCCCCCGCGCCGTCGGGCCTCGACGCCCTGCCGGTGCCCGACGTCGTCCTGCTCGACGGCCACCATCCCGCCGTCGCGCGGGCCGTCGTCGCGCACCTCGCGGCGACGGCTCCGCGACCGCAGGTCGTGCTGGACGCCGGGCGGTGGCGGCCCCTGTTCGCCGACCTGCTGCCGCACGCCGACGTCGCCGCGCTCAGCGCCGACTTCGCCGTGCCGCCCGACGCCGTCCGCCCCGACGTCCCGCCGGGCGCTCCGGCGGGGGAGCGGACCCGGCGCGCGGTGCACGCGCTCGGCGCGCGGGCCGTCGTCATCACCCACGGGGCGGACCCGGTCGAGTGGTCGCTCGATCCCGACGGGCGGCCGGACGAGGACCAGAGCGGGACCGTCGCCGTCCCCCGCGTCCGGTCGCGCGACACGCTCGGCGCGGGCGACGCGTTCCACGGCGCGCTCACGGCGACCCTGGCCCGCGGAGCGGGGCTCGTCGCGGCGTGCGAGGAGGCCGTCCGGGTGGCGGGCGTGCGGGTGGCGAGCGTCGGGCCGCGTGCCTGGCTGGCGGACGTCCGGGACCGCTGA
- the mgrA gene encoding L-glyceraldehyde 3-phosphate reductase has protein sequence MPLAPRYLADDARYDTMTYRRTGRSGLDLPALSLGLWHNFGETDPVANQRAILRRAFDLGITHFDLANNYGPPYGSAEANFGRHLAADLRPYRDELIISTKAGYDMWPGPYGNHGSRKYLLSSLDQSLTRMGLDYVDVFYHHRPDPSTPLTETMGALASAVQQGKALYVGVSNYSPARTREAARILDDLGVPLLLHQPSYSMFNRHIEGTADPDRYDGRQSESLLDAVEDLGVGTIVFSPLAQGLLTGRYLGGSAPAGSRAARSDSPFLSAGALSEDYLTRARALHEIAEQRGQTLAQLALAWVLRDPRITSALIGASSVGQLEDNVAALAAGPLGEDEIAAIEPHAVDGTGR, from the coding sequence ATGCCCCTCGCCCCGCGATACCTGGCCGACGACGCCCGCTACGACACGATGACGTACCGCCGCACCGGCCGGTCCGGCCTGGACCTGCCCGCGCTGTCGCTGGGGCTGTGGCACAACTTCGGGGAGACCGACCCGGTGGCGAACCAGCGGGCGATCCTGCGCCGCGCGTTCGACCTGGGGATCACGCACTTCGACCTGGCGAACAACTACGGCCCGCCGTACGGGTCCGCGGAGGCGAACTTCGGTCGGCACCTGGCCGCCGACCTGCGCCCGTACCGCGACGAGCTGATCATCTCCACGAAGGCGGGCTACGACATGTGGCCCGGCCCGTACGGGAACCACGGCTCCCGCAAGTACCTGCTGTCCTCCCTCGACCAGTCGCTGACCCGTATGGGGCTGGACTACGTGGACGTCTTCTACCACCACCGGCCCGACCCCTCGACGCCGCTGACGGAGACGATGGGCGCGCTCGCGTCGGCGGTGCAGCAGGGCAAGGCCCTGTACGTGGGCGTCTCGAACTACTCCCCGGCACGCACCCGGGAGGCCGCGCGCATCCTCGACGACCTCGGCGTGCCGCTGCTCCTCCACCAGCCGAGCTACTCGATGTTCAACCGACACATCGAAGGAACTGCGGATCCCGACCGCTACGACGGCCGCCAGAGCGAGTCGCTGCTCGACGCCGTCGAGGACCTCGGCGTCGGCACCATCGTGTTCTCCCCGCTGGCGCAGGGCCTGCTCACCGGGCGGTACCTCGGCGGGTCCGCCCCGGCGGGGTCGCGGGCCGCGCGCAGCGACTCCCCGTTCCTGTCCGCGGGTGCGCTCAGCGAGGACTACCTGACGCGCGCCCGTGCGCTGCACGAGATCGCGGAGCAGCGCGGCCAGACCCTCGCCCAGCTCGCCCTCGCGTGGGTGCTGCGCGACCCGCGCATCACCTCCGCGCTCATCGGGGCGTCGAGCGTGGGTCAGCTCGAGGACAACGTCGCGGCGCTCGCCGCCGGTCCGCTCGGCGAGGACGAGATCGCGGCGATCGAGCCGCACGCGGTCGACGGCACCGGCCGCTGA
- a CDS encoding LLM class flavin-dependent oxidoreductase — MTDYGHDLAFGTFVTPGNRDPHHAVRLAQAAERSGLDLVTFQDHPYNAGFLDTWTLLSYVAAATERVHLAGNVLNLPLRQPAVLARSVASLDLLTGGRVDLGIGAGGFWDAIASLGADRLTPGESVTALSEAIEIIRGIWDAADRRVLRVDGEHHQVAGAKRGPAPAHDVPIWVGAYKPRMLRLVGRQADGWLPSLGYMKDGDLARGNKVIDEAAEEAGRHPAEIRRLLNVQGSITATRDGFLQGPVEQWVDELATLALTDGVGTFVLATDDPTTTAVLGEQIAPAVRELVAAERATAGTAPAATQRGRAAIELRRDGIDYAAVPASLAASAVEPGDRSYDTVRHNYLRSGAPGLVLRPRTADEVADAVRFARTQPVPLGIRSGGHGISGRSTNDGGIVVDLGALDTVEVVDEVTRRVRLGAGATWQQVAETLSPRGWAISSGDYGGVGVGGLATAGGIGLLGRAFGLTIDHVVAAEVVTADGRVVHASADEHPDLLWGLRGAGGNLGVVTWVEVEAMEAGEVVFSQMALDATDTAGLLQRWGATVESAPRELTSFLILSPARRGQGPVAQLMTVWAGDDTDAAVTQLERLADVAPLLGHQAYLLPYSGVVQAAEKNHSGGGDPAVRSALVDHLDEATARAFERVAASGRASFLQARATGGAAHDVPPDATAYAHRHQNFLLSAMSPSQEALDALWDAEIGPVADGLYLSFETDDRPERLTDAFPPATLERLRRVKATWDPENLFRANFPVTPAS, encoded by the coding sequence ATGACGGACTACGGCCACGACCTGGCCTTCGGCACCTTCGTCACCCCCGGCAACCGCGACCCGCACCACGCGGTACGGCTCGCGCAGGCGGCCGAGCGCTCCGGCCTCGACCTCGTGACCTTCCAGGACCACCCGTACAACGCAGGGTTCCTGGACACGTGGACCCTCCTCTCGTACGTCGCCGCCGCCACCGAGCGCGTGCACCTCGCGGGCAACGTTCTCAACCTGCCGCTGCGCCAGCCGGCCGTGCTCGCGCGCTCCGTGGCGAGCCTCGACCTGCTCACCGGCGGGCGCGTCGACCTCGGCATCGGCGCCGGCGGCTTCTGGGACGCCATCGCCTCGCTCGGCGCAGACCGCCTCACCCCCGGCGAGTCGGTGACCGCGCTGTCCGAGGCGATCGAGATCATCCGCGGCATCTGGGACGCCGCCGACCGCCGCGTCCTGCGCGTCGACGGCGAGCACCACCAGGTCGCCGGCGCCAAGCGCGGCCCCGCCCCCGCCCACGACGTCCCGATCTGGGTCGGCGCGTACAAGCCGCGCATGCTCCGGCTCGTCGGCCGCCAGGCCGACGGCTGGCTCCCGTCCCTCGGGTACATGAAGGACGGCGACCTCGCCCGCGGCAACAAGGTGATCGACGAGGCCGCGGAGGAGGCCGGGCGCCACCCGGCGGAGATCCGTCGCCTCCTCAACGTCCAGGGATCGATCACGGCGACCCGGGACGGCTTCCTCCAGGGGCCGGTCGAGCAGTGGGTCGACGAGCTCGCCACGCTGGCGCTCACCGACGGCGTCGGCACGTTCGTCCTCGCCACCGACGACCCGACCACGACGGCCGTGCTCGGCGAGCAGATCGCCCCCGCCGTCCGCGAGCTCGTCGCCGCCGAACGAGCCACCGCCGGCACCGCCCCCGCCGCCACCCAGCGCGGCCGCGCGGCCATCGAGCTGCGCCGCGACGGCATCGACTACGCGGCCGTCCCCGCCTCCCTGGCAGCGTCCGCCGTCGAACCCGGCGACCGTTCCTACGACACCGTGCGCCACAACTACCTGCGCTCCGGCGCGCCCGGCCTCGTCCTGCGACCCCGCACCGCCGACGAGGTCGCCGACGCCGTCCGGTTCGCCCGCACGCAGCCCGTCCCGCTCGGCATCCGCTCCGGCGGCCACGGCATCAGCGGCCGGTCCACCAACGACGGCGGGATCGTCGTCGACCTGGGCGCGCTCGACACCGTCGAGGTCGTCGACGAGGTGACCCGCCGCGTCCGGCTCGGGGCGGGAGCCACCTGGCAGCAGGTCGCCGAGACCCTCAGCCCCCGCGGCTGGGCGATCAGCTCGGGCGACTACGGCGGCGTCGGCGTCGGCGGGCTCGCCACCGCAGGCGGCATCGGGCTGCTCGGCCGCGCGTTCGGGCTCACGATCGACCACGTCGTCGCCGCGGAGGTCGTCACGGCCGACGGGCGGGTCGTCCACGCCTCCGCCGACGAGCACCCGGACCTGCTCTGGGGTCTGCGCGGCGCCGGCGGGAACCTCGGCGTCGTCACCTGGGTCGAGGTGGAGGCGATGGAGGCCGGCGAGGTCGTCTTCTCCCAGATGGCGCTCGACGCGACCGACACCGCCGGCCTGCTGCAGCGGTGGGGCGCCACCGTCGAGTCCGCGCCGCGCGAGCTGACGAGCTTCCTCATCCTGTCCCCGGCCCGCCGCGGCCAGGGACCCGTCGCGCAGCTCATGACCGTCTGGGCGGGCGACGACACCGACGCCGCCGTCACCCAGCTCGAACGCCTCGCCGACGTCGCCCCCCTGCTCGGCCACCAGGCCTACCTGCTGCCCTACTCCGGCGTCGTGCAGGCCGCCGAGAAGAACCACTCCGGCGGCGGCGACCCCGCCGTGCGCTCCGCGCTCGTCGACCACCTCGACGAGGCGACGGCACGGGCCTTCGAACGCGTCGCGGCGTCCGGCCGGGCCTCGTTCCTCCAGGCGCGGGCCACCGGCGGCGCCGCGCACGACGTCCCACCGGACGCGACGGCGTACGCGCACCGGCACCAGAACTTCCTGCTGTCCGCGATGTCGCCGTCGCAGGAGGCGCTCGACGCCCTGTGGGACGCCGAGATCGGCCCCGTCGCCGACGGGCTCTACCTCTCCTTCGAGACGGACGACCGCCCCGAGCGGCTCACCGACGCCTTCCCGCCCGCCACCCTGGAGCGGCTGCGCCGGGTCAAGGCCACCTGGGACCCGGAGAACCTGTTCCGCGCGAACTTCCCGGTGACGCCTGCTTCGTGA
- a CDS encoding MFS transporter produces MSTTSGPAGGAGPGTLADGVARRPGMAIFALTVAGVAQAADVSLHNTALASAAAELGMSATQRSIAASIGTLALAASILTIGTVGDRYGRRLTLMWCAVALVAGGVITAVAPSYAVYLGGRVVTGVGLAGTLALSIALIRTVAPDRIPWAMSMYFAGQVGFTLPLTILGGWLIGVDWRLGYLVVPVVGVAAFVLNKLFVPRSKAVHRSKADPVGLVLVAVALVGIIWGVSDAAHGWLSVRVLVPVLVGLAALVAFLWWETHHDEPALPVKLFTNRSLAGALTADVSFNMWQAVMVLQLSLLWQYVYSYSPLDVTIGQLPATLAMIVGAFAAGRLGARGRRPESLVLVGLAGVALAMYLLAVGGASTPYWVFAVALVVGGFSRMLTETAAGEFFVQVPPPDLVGATVASKPAIGQASFALGSAFSSTLLYSGLGRDLPDRIAELGLTPSEQGTVTGWFAEGAVPTWAQGTDLYEQVLAVSQDAYVDAYRTTMLVFAVVFTVLWGVAWHFLRRRA; encoded by the coding sequence GTGAGCACGACCTCCGGCCCGGCGGGCGGTGCCGGGCCCGGCACCCTGGCCGACGGCGTCGCCCGCCGACCGGGGATGGCGATCTTCGCCCTCACCGTCGCGGGGGTCGCCCAGGCGGCCGACGTGTCGCTGCACAACACGGCGCTGGCGTCGGCCGCCGCAGAGCTCGGGATGTCCGCGACGCAACGATCGATCGCCGCGTCGATCGGCACGCTCGCCCTGGCCGCGTCGATCCTCACGATCGGCACCGTGGGGGACCGCTACGGGCGCCGTCTGACCCTCATGTGGTGCGCCGTCGCGCTCGTCGCCGGGGGCGTGATCACCGCCGTGGCGCCGTCCTACGCCGTCTACCTCGGCGGCCGCGTCGTCACGGGCGTCGGCCTCGCCGGGACCCTGGCGCTGTCGATCGCGCTGATCCGCACCGTCGCCCCGGACCGCATCCCGTGGGCGATGTCGATGTACTTCGCGGGCCAGGTGGGGTTCACGCTCCCGCTGACCATCCTGGGCGGCTGGCTCATCGGGGTGGACTGGCGCCTCGGCTACCTCGTCGTCCCGGTCGTCGGCGTCGCCGCCTTCGTCCTCAACAAGCTCTTCGTGCCACGGTCGAAGGCCGTGCACCGGAGCAAGGCGGACCCCGTCGGCCTGGTGCTGGTCGCGGTCGCCCTCGTCGGGATCATCTGGGGCGTCAGCGACGCCGCGCACGGCTGGCTCTCCGTCCGCGTGCTGGTGCCCGTGCTCGTCGGCCTCGCCGCCCTGGTCGCGTTCCTGTGGTGGGAGACCCACCACGACGAGCCCGCCCTGCCCGTCAAGCTCTTCACGAACCGCTCGCTGGCCGGTGCCCTGACCGCCGACGTCTCGTTCAACATGTGGCAGGCCGTCATGGTGCTGCAGCTCTCGCTGCTGTGGCAGTACGTGTACTCCTACAGCCCGCTGGACGTCACGATCGGTCAGCTCCCGGCCACGCTCGCGATGATCGTCGGCGCGTTCGCCGCCGGTCGCCTCGGAGCCCGCGGCCGGCGGCCCGAGTCGCTCGTCCTGGTGGGCCTGGCGGGTGTCGCGCTCGCCATGTACCTGCTCGCCGTCGGCGGCGCGTCCACCCCCTACTGGGTCTTCGCCGTCGCGCTGGTCGTCGGCGGCTTCTCCCGGATGCTCACCGAGACCGCCGCCGGGGAGTTCTTCGTCCAGGTCCCGCCCCCGGACCTCGTGGGCGCGACCGTGGCGTCGAAGCCGGCCATCGGCCAGGCGTCGTTCGCCCTCGGCTCCGCCTTCAGCTCCACGCTGCTCTACTCCGGCCTGGGCCGGGACCTGCCCGACCGGATCGCGGAGCTCGGTCTCACCCCGAGCGAGCAGGGCACGGTCACCGGCTGGTTCGCCGAGGGGGCCGTCCCCACCTGGGCGCAGGGCACCGACCTGTACGAGCAGGTGCTCGCCGTCTCGCAGGACGCCTACGTCGACGCGTACCGCACGACGATGCTCGTGTTCGCCGTGGTCTTCACCGTGCTGTGGGGCGTCGCCTGGCACTTCCTGCGTCGCCGGGCGTGA
- a CDS encoding amidohydrolase, producing the protein MSAPDLVLVGGTVLTVDDADTTAEAVAVTGGLITAVGSTAEVRALAGPGTEVVDLDGATVVPGFVDPHSHVSMGAPYIRHAALQTPPVGTTRTVDDLLAALHANLAKNATPPGGLLLGWGYYPDEMDDGGAVTADLLDREFPEHRVAIVHVSGHGGVVNTRILAERGYVDGCEDPEGGTIVRYPGTRTPNGVLWENAWMPLVLGMLDTDDEALLAMMREYARWGVTTVQDGAATVQQIEAIRALADGPGIPVDVRSLVLFSELGEALEEGWFDADRVSSNGHTIQGVKLILDGSPQGKTAHVTQEYLTGGPGGEEHWHGLAVIEQGDSDAIVTTAYQHGVQVFAHCNGDAAIDQLLASHRAAVAAGATPPGRTVPIHSQVMRLDQLDEYVAEGFEPSMFTIHCLIFGDTHVRNFGQERAFGISPMRSAIDKGLRPTNHSDYPITPINPLQLLWTSVVRRSTGGVVLGEDQRITPAEGLRSVTIDAAYEHRCEDDRGSVEVGKLADLVVLDANPLDVDPETIKDIAVVRTFKRGVSVYEAP; encoded by the coding sequence ATGAGCGCACCCGACCTGGTCCTCGTCGGCGGCACCGTCCTGACGGTGGACGACGCCGACACCACCGCCGAGGCGGTCGCCGTCACCGGTGGCCTGATCACCGCTGTCGGGAGCACCGCGGAGGTCCGCGCGCTCGCCGGCCCGGGCACCGAGGTCGTGGACCTCGACGGGGCGACCGTCGTGCCGGGCTTCGTCGACCCGCACAGCCACGTCTCGATGGGCGCGCCGTACATCCGGCACGCGGCGCTGCAGACCCCGCCGGTGGGCACGACCCGGACCGTGGACGACCTGCTGGCGGCACTGCACGCGAACCTCGCCAAGAACGCCACACCGCCCGGCGGTCTGCTGCTCGGCTGGGGCTACTACCCGGACGAGATGGACGACGGCGGCGCGGTCACCGCGGACCTGCTCGACCGGGAGTTCCCCGAGCATCGCGTCGCGATCGTGCACGTCTCGGGCCACGGCGGCGTCGTCAACACCCGGATCCTGGCCGAGCGCGGCTACGTCGACGGGTGCGAGGACCCCGAGGGCGGCACGATCGTGCGGTACCCCGGCACCCGGACGCCCAACGGCGTGCTCTGGGAGAACGCCTGGATGCCGCTGGTGCTCGGCATGCTCGACACCGACGACGAGGCGCTGCTGGCCATGATGCGGGAGTACGCGCGCTGGGGTGTCACGACCGTCCAGGACGGGGCCGCCACCGTGCAGCAGATCGAGGCGATCCGGGCGCTCGCCGACGGCCCGGGCATCCCGGTGGACGTGCGCTCCCTGGTGCTGTTCAGCGAGCTCGGCGAGGCCCTCGAGGAGGGCTGGTTCGATGCCGACAGGGTGAGCTCGAACGGGCACACGATCCAGGGGGTCAAGCTGATCCTGGACGGCTCCCCGCAGGGGAAGACGGCGCACGTCACGCAGGAGTACCTCACGGGCGGTCCGGGCGGTGAGGAGCACTGGCACGGACTCGCGGTCATCGAGCAGGGGGACTCCGACGCGATCGTCACGACGGCGTACCAGCACGGCGTCCAGGTGTTCGCGCACTGCAACGGCGACGCCGCCATCGACCAGCTGCTCGCCTCCCACCGCGCGGCGGTCGCCGCCGGGGCGACACCCCCGGGACGGACGGTGCCGATCCACTCGCAGGTGATGCGGCTGGACCAGCTCGACGAGTACGTCGCCGAAGGGTTCGAACCCTCGATGTTCACCATCCACTGCCTGATCTTCGGCGACACCCACGTCCGCAACTTCGGGCAGGAGCGGGCGTTCGGCATCTCCCCGATGCGGTCCGCGATCGACAAGGGGCTGCGCCCCACGAACCACTCCGACTACCCGATCACCCCGATCAACCCGCTCCAGCTGCTGTGGACGTCGGTGGTGCGCCGCTCCACCGGCGGCGTCGTGCTCGGTGAGGACCAGCGCATCACGCCCGCCGAAGGGCTGCGATCCGTCACCATCGACGCCGCCTACGAGCACCGCTGCGAGGACGACCGCGGATCCGTCGAGGTCGGCAAGCTCGCGGACCTCGTCGTGCTGGACGCCAACCCGCTCGACGTGGACCCCGAGACGATCAAGGACATCGCCGTCGTGCGGACGTTCAAGCGCGGCGTCAGCGTGTACGAGGCGCCGTGA